A region of Salvia splendens isolate huo1 chromosome 17, SspV2, whole genome shotgun sequence DNA encodes the following proteins:
- the LOC121774972 gene encoding serine/threonine-protein kinase RIO1-like encodes MLREESDGSCVTATVKEQEHEIAREDREASCESSTLKEAGEEKKTNWDEAGREEDWEGEEDDDEFYLSSDSEIAEALDFLDSREDAEGGLLDGSFTPLHTRRPNAHGGLHSRPNSSSLQPISNKSQKLANHIRASPLEEWEGRFDVGMSNSVTTAIRGSVRDMAIGKTKTTEKADRATVEQAIDPRTRMVLFKMLNKGIFNDINGCISTGKEANVYHATKSDGQELAIKVYKTSVLVFKDRDRYVQGDYRFRHGYCKHNPRKMVKTWAEKEMRNLMRLKAAGIRCPVPILLRLHVLVMEFIGKAGWAAPRLKDADLSDDKLRECYVEMIMSMRTLYQKCKLVHGDLSEYNILYYEGHLYIIDVSQSVDLDHPHALDFLREDCIHVSDFFKKHGVAVMTIRELFDFIVDPTIDDDSIDSYLEVVQKKILARGDEISAEEEIADLVFVQTYIPKTLDDVKHVEEDVQRIISGKDTGEMYYQTITGLKSALSLNNSSQVESGQQQCNGKLETEGLVDGESETEMEESEGDSDSEDGSFSDGDKQTPAERKSARKENKKKVKEEKRESRKNKVPKAVKKKKKKLAKAKKTR; translated from the exons ATGTTGAGAGAGGAGAGCGATGGCAGTTGTGTAACTGCCACTGTGAAGGAACAGGAACATGAAATTGCTAGAGAGGACAGAGAAGCAAGCTGTGAATCTTCTACACTGAAGGAAGcgggagaagaaaaaaaaacaaattgggATGAGGCGGGGAGAGAAGAGGACTGGGAGGGAGAGGAAGACGACGATGAGTTTTACCTATCATCAGACTCCGAAATAGCGGAGGCTTTGGACTTTCTCGACTCCAGAGAAGATGCAGAGGGCGGATTGCTCGATGGATCCTTCACGCCGCTGCACACGCGCCGCCCCAACGCTCACGGTGGGCTCCACTCGCGTCCCAACAGCTCTTCTCTTCAGCCCATCTCGAATAAATCGCAGAAACTTGCCAATCACATCAGGGCTTCGCCTTTGGAG GAGTGGGAAGGAAGGTTTGATGTTGGGATGTCAAACTCTGTTACCACTGCAATTCGTGGCAGTGTTCGCGATATGGCTATTGGTAAGACAAAGACAACTGAGAAAGCAGATCGTGCAACGGTTGAGCAG GCAATTGACCCTAGAACCCGTATGGTTTTATTCAAGATGCTTAACAAGGGTATCTTTAATGACATTAATGGCTGCATTTCAACTGGAAAGGAA GCCAATGTATATCATGCTACAAAATCCGATGGCCAGGAGCTTGCTATCAAGGTTTACAAAACATCAGTCCTTGTATTCAA GGATAGGGATCGCTATGTACAAGGTGACTACCGATTCAGACATGGATACTGCAAGCACAACCCTCGAAAAATGGTTAAAACATGGGCTGAGAAAGAAATGAGGAATCTCATGAG GCTAAAAGCAGCTGGAATACGGTGTCCAGTTCCAATACTTTTGAGACTCCATGTTCTGGTGATGGAATTTATAG GCAAGGCAGGTTGGGCTGCTCCTCGTCTCAAAGATGCTGATTTATCCGACGACAAGCTACGCGAATGTTATGTCGAG ATGATTATGTCGATGCGGACATTGTATCAGAAGTGTAAGCTAGTGCACGGAGACCTCAGTGAGTATAATATACTTTATTATGAG GGCCACTTGTATATTATTGACGTGTCACAATCAGTTGATCTCGACCATCCTCATGCCCTTGATTTCCTTCGAGAGGATTGTATCCATGTTTCG GATTTTTTCAAGAAACATGGGGTTGCTGTTATGACAATACGggaattgtttgattttatagTCGATCCCACTATTGATGATGATTCTATTGATAGTTATCTGGAAGTG GTCCAAAAAAAGATTTTAGCTAGAGGTGATGAGATCTCTGCTGAAGAAGAAATTGCAGATTTAGTATTTGTCCAG ACGTACATTCCGAAGACCCTGGATGATGTAAAGCACGTGGAGGAGGATGTGCAACGTATCATCAGTGGGAAGGACACTGGAGAAATGTACTATCAGACGATCACAGGTCTCAAGTCGGCCCTTTCTCTGAACAATTCTTCCCAAGTAGAATCAGGACAGCAGCAATGCAATGGTAAACTTGAAACCGAGGGCCTCGTTGATGGAGAATCAGAAACAGAAATGGAGGAGAGTGAAGGGGACTCTGACTCAGAAGACGGTTCCTTTTCTGATGGTGATAAGCAAACGCCGGCAGAGAGGAAATCAGCCAGAAAGGAGAACAAGAAGAAAGTGAAGGAAGAAAAGAGAGAGTCACGCAAGAACAAAGTACCGAAAGCtgttaagaaaaagaaaaagaagttgGCAAAAGCCAAGAAGACTCGATGA
- the LOC121775098 gene encoding probable linoleate 9S-lipoxygenase 5 — translation MLKGIVDTLTGKHEEEEKKIKGRVVLMKKNVLDFNDLGASILDRLHELVGQTVTLHLISSVHSDSEGNKLKGKVGKGAELENWITTITSLKPEDSAYEVTFDWEEEIGIPGAFLIKNNHHSEFFLKTLTLEDVPGHEHTPIHFVCNSWVYPSDKYKSDRIFFANQAYLPSQTPPPLLPYREAELLVLQGDGTGELQEWDRVYDYAYYNDLGDPDSGEDSARPILGGSSQYPYPRRGRTGRPPTRTDPNTESRIPLLMSLNIYVPRDERFGHLKLSDFLGYGLKSIMQFLLPELTDLCASLSNEFTSFEDVLQIYEGGFKLPEGPLLQNIYDNVPSELLNDIFHRDDDGFFKYPMPDIIKESKSAWRTDEEFAREMVAGMNPVIISRLLEFPPKSNLDTKLYGNQSSKITWDDIKNGVDELTLEEALETNRLFILNHHDSLMPYLRRINSTTTKMYATRTLLFLQKDGSLRPLAIELSLPHPDGDEHGAVSQVYTPARDGVEGSIWQLAKAYVGVSDSGVHQLISHWLNTHAAIEPVVIATNRQLSVMHPIHKLLHPHFRDTMNINAFARQILINAGGILEATVFPARYAMELSSFIYKDWNFTEQALPAELLKRGMAVEDPNSPHGIRLVMEDYPYAVDGLQIWSAINTWVDDYCNLYYPTDEAVKGDTELQSWWKDLREEGHGDKKDAPWWPKMQTRKDLIDSCTIIIWIASALHAALNFGQYPYAGYMPNRPTVSRQFMPEPGSEDYGLLKTDPDRVFLKTITARLQTLLGISIIELLSRHSSDEIYLGQRDTPVWTKDEEALAAFERFGKELGGVERKIMEMNSDEKWKNRVGPTKLPYTLMYPMSGEGLTGRGIPNSTSI, via the exons atgttgaAAGGTATAGTAGATACGCTGACGGGGAAAcatgaggaggaggagaagaagataaAAGGAAGAGTTGTGTTGATGAAGAAGAATGTTCTAGACTTCAACGATTTAGGAGCATCGATTCTCGATCGTCTTCACGAATTGGTCGGTCAAACCGTTACGCTTCATCTCATCAGCTCCGTCCATTCCGACTCTGAAG GAAATAAATTGAAGGGGAAGGTGGGGAAAGGAGCAGAGCTAGAAAATTGGATCACAACAATCACATCTCTGAAACCAGAAGATTCAGCATACGAGGTGACATTCGATTGGGAAGAAGAGATCGGAATCCCGGGCGCATTCCTGATAAAGAACAACCACCACAGCGAGTTCTTCctcaaaaccctaaccctagagGACGTCCCCGGCCACGAGCACACCCCCATCCACTTCGTCTGCAACTCATGGGTCTACCCTTCTGACAAGTACAAATCCGACCGCATCTTCTTCGCCAATCAGGCCTATctcccctcccaaactccgcctCCACTTTTGCCCTACAGAGAGGCGGAGCTCCTCGTCTTGCAAGGAGATGGCACCGGAGAGTTGCAGGAGTGGGATCGAGTCTATGACTACGCTTATTACAATGATTTGGGCGACCCTGATAGTGGCGAGGATTCCGCCCGACCCATTCTTGGTGGATCCTCTCAGTACCCTTATCCTCGTCGGGGGAGAACTGGCAGGCCTCCTACTCGCACAG ATCCTAATACTGAGAGCAGGATCCCATTGCTTATGAGCTTGAACATCTACGTTCCAAGAGACGAGCGTTTTGGGCATCTGAAGCTGTCTGATTTTCTGGGTTATGGCCTCAAATCCATCATGCAGTTCCTTCTCCCTGAGTTAACGGATTTGTGTGCCAGCCTCAGCAACGAGTTCACGAGCTTCGAAGACGTCCTCCAGATCTACGAGGGGGGGTTCAAGCTGCCGGAGGGGCCCCTGCTTCAGAACATATATGACAATGTCCCTTCGGAGCTGCTCAATGATATTTTTCATAGAGATGATGACGGTTTCTTCAAGTACCCAATGCCTGACATCATCAAAG AGAGCAAGTCCGCGTGGAGGACGGATGAAGAGTTTGCCAGAGAGATGGTTGCAGGGATGAACCCTGTCATAATTAGTCGTCTGCTG GAGTTTCCTCCGAAGAGCAATCTTGACACTAAACTGTATGGGAACCAGAGTAGCAAGATAACGTGGGATGATATCAAGAATGGAGTGGATGAGCTCACTCTTGAAGAG GCGTTGGAGACGAACCGGCTGTTCATACTGAACCATCACGACTCGCTGATGCCATATCTGAGGAGGATCAACAGCACCACTACTAAAATGTACGCCACAAGGACTCTGCTTTTCTTGCAGAAGGACGGGAGTTTGAGGCCCTTGGCGATTGAGCTTAGCCTCCCGCATCCGGATGGGGATGAACACGGTGCTGTGAGTCAGGTGTACACTCCCGCTCGAGATGGCGTTGAGGGTTCAATTTGGCAGCTGGCCAAGGCTTATGTTGGAGTCAGTGATTCTGGAGTTCATCAGCTCATCAGCCATTG GCTGAATACTCATGCTGCGATAGAGCCAGTGGTGATTGCAACGAACAGACAATTGAGTGTGATGCATCCTATTCATAAGCTTTTGCATCCCCACTTCCGTGACACAATGAACATCAATGCTTTTGCGCGACAAATCTTGATCAATGCTGGAGGAATTCTTGAGGCGACCGTCTTCCCTGCTCGATATGCCATGGAGCTATCTTCATTCATCTACAAGGACTGGAATTTCACCGAACAGGCTCTCCCGGCTGAACTACTCAAGAG AGGAATGGCTGTGGAAGATCCAAACTCCCCACACGGAATTCGCCTGGTGATGGAGGATTACCCATACGCAGTCGACGGCCTCCAAATCTGGTCGGCTATAAACACATGGGTGGATGACTATTGCAACCTGTACTATCCCACAGACGAGGCTGTGAAGGGTGACACCGAGCTACAATCATGGTGGAAGGACCTTCGTGAGGAGGGGCACGGTGACAAGAAGGATGCCCCATGGTGGCCTAAAATGCAGACCCGCAAGGACCTCATCGACAGTTGCACCATCATAATATGGATTGCATCTGCGCTACACGCAGCGCTCAACTTCGGGCAATACCCCTACGCTGGGTACATGCCCAACCGCCCCACCGTGAGCCGCCAGTTCATGCCTGAGCCAGGCAGCGAGGACTACGGGTTGCTGAAGACGGACCCGGACAGGGTGTTCTTGAAGACTATCACGGCGAGGCTGCAGACGCTGCTGGGGATTTCCATTATCGAGCTCCTGTCGAGGCATTCCTCGGATGAGATATATCTCGGGCAGAGGGACACCCCGGTGTGGACCAAGGATGAGGAAGCGTTGGCGGCGTTTGAGAGGTTTGGGAAGGAGTTAGGTGGGGTGGAGAGGAAAATCATGGAGATGAATAGTGATGAGAAGTGGAAAAACAGAGTTGGGCCTACCAAGCTGCCTTATACCTTGATGTATCCTATGAGTGGAGAGGGGTTGACTGGTAGAGGCATTCCTAATAGTACCTCTATCTGA